A stretch of the Streptomyces sp. NBC_00078 genome encodes the following:
- a CDS encoding DUF2165 domain-containing protein, producing MSTNTPPHARALSLTAALLTASVALYIALVAFGNITDFGTNQAFVQHVLAMDTTFKDDDLMWRAVTNKGLQNAAYVLIIVWETVAALVLAYGTWMWARRDHARARSISTYGLLMLLLLFGAGFIAIGGEWFSMWQSKTWNGLDAALRVFVLSGVVLIIVQLTGRGAED from the coding sequence ATGTCCACCAACACACCCCCCCATGCCCGGGCCCTCTCGCTGACCGCCGCCCTCCTCACCGCGAGCGTCGCCCTCTACATAGCCCTCGTGGCCTTCGGCAACATCACGGACTTCGGTACCAACCAGGCGTTCGTACAACACGTTCTGGCCATGGACACCACGTTCAAGGACGACGACCTGATGTGGAGAGCCGTCACCAACAAGGGCCTGCAGAACGCTGCTTACGTCCTCATCATCGTCTGGGAGACCGTCGCGGCCCTGGTCCTCGCCTACGGCACCTGGATGTGGGCCCGGCGTGACCACGCCCGCGCCCGCTCCATCTCCACGTACGGCCTGCTGATGCTCCTGCTCCTGTTCGGCGCCGGGTTCATCGCGATCGGCGGGGAGTGGTTCTCCATGTGGCAGTCGAAGACGTGGAACGGGCTCGACGCGGCGCTGCGGGTGTTCGTGCTGAGCGGGGTCGTGCTGATCATCGTGCAGTTGACCGGCCGCGGGGCCGAGGACTGA
- a CDS encoding aldehyde dehydrogenase family protein: MSEVADGQRLFVGGAWVEPDGGHYAVVDPATEQTVGWAPQASRDQVHAACAAAREAFGPWSRTSPEERSAVLGRAADIIAGRFAPYAELAQAETGATTGTARAMQVGVGVARFRRYARVEPAEWAIPPQINEAGPIGKAGVMGALAVRQPVGVVTCITSYNNPWANPAGKIAPALAMGNTVVVKPAPQDPLSVYRMAEALEAAGAPPGVVNVVSGRSASVGEAAVASPDVDMVSFTGSTAVGQRIAEVCGRDMKRQLMELGGKGAALVFDDADLGAAVAGIGTTFSFYSGQICTAPTRVLVQRGVYDRLVEQLAAYARRLRVGDPREPDTVVGPVISAAHRERVESYVELGRKEGAVLVTGGERPPHDRGFHVAPTLLADCTNDMRVAREEIFGPVLVVIPFDDEDEGIALANDSDYGLIDYVWSGDVARAFRVARQLRAGGVGVNTVGRNMEAPFGGFKKSGVGRDVGSYALHAYSEVQAIVWPG; this comes from the coding sequence GTGAGCGAAGTAGCCGACGGGCAGCGGCTGTTCGTCGGCGGTGCCTGGGTCGAGCCGGACGGCGGGCACTACGCCGTCGTCGACCCGGCGACCGAGCAGACCGTCGGATGGGCTCCGCAGGCCTCGCGGGATCAGGTGCACGCGGCGTGTGCCGCGGCCCGCGAGGCCTTCGGGCCGTGGTCCAGGACCTCGCCCGAGGAGCGGTCGGCGGTCCTCGGGCGAGCGGCGGACATCATCGCGGGCCGGTTCGCGCCGTACGCCGAACTCGCCCAGGCCGAGACCGGTGCCACGACCGGGACGGCGCGGGCGATGCAGGTCGGGGTGGGCGTGGCCCGGTTCAGGCGGTACGCGCGCGTGGAGCCCGCCGAGTGGGCGATCCCGCCGCAGATCAACGAGGCGGGCCCGATCGGGAAGGCCGGCGTGATGGGCGCGCTGGCCGTGCGGCAGCCGGTCGGGGTCGTCACCTGCATCACCTCGTACAACAACCCGTGGGCGAACCCGGCCGGCAAGATCGCCCCCGCCCTCGCCATGGGCAACACGGTCGTGGTGAAGCCCGCCCCGCAGGACCCCCTGTCGGTCTACCGCATGGCGGAGGCGCTGGAGGCCGCGGGGGCGCCGCCGGGCGTGGTGAACGTCGTCTCCGGCCGCTCGGCCTCGGTCGGCGAGGCGGCCGTCGCGTCACCGGACGTCGACATGGTCAGCTTCACCGGTTCCACGGCGGTCGGGCAGCGCATCGCCGAGGTGTGCGGGCGGGACATGAAGCGCCAGCTGATGGAGCTGGGCGGGAAGGGAGCCGCGCTCGTCTTCGACGACGCCGACCTGGGTGCGGCGGTGGCGGGCATCGGCACCACCTTCTCCTTCTACAGCGGGCAGATCTGCACGGCACCGACGCGGGTACTGGTGCAGCGCGGCGTCTACGACCGTCTTGTCGAACAACTGGCCGCGTACGCACGCCGGTTGAGGGTCGGGGACCCGCGCGAGCCGGACACGGTGGTCGGGCCGGTGATCTCCGCGGCCCATCGCGAGCGGGTGGAGTCGTACGTCGAACTGGGCCGCAAGGAAGGCGCCGTGCTGGTCACGGGCGGCGAACGGCCACCACACGACCGCGGCTTCCATGTGGCCCCGACCCTCCTCGCCGACTGCACCAACGACATGCGCGTGGCCCGCGAGGAGATCTTCGGACCGGTGCTCGTGGTCATCCCCTTCGACGACGAGGACGAGGGCATCGCCCTCGCCAACGACAGCGACTACGGCCTCATCGACTACGTGTGGTCGGGCGATGTGGCCCGCGCGTTCCGGGTGGCCCGGCAGCTGCGCGCCGGCGGGGTCGGGGTCAACACCGTCGGGCGCAACATGGAGGCGCCGTTCGGGGGGTTCAAGAAGAGCGGGGTGGGACGCGACGTCGGTTCGTACGCGCTGCACGCGTACAGCGAGGTGCAGGCGATCGTGTGGCCGGGGTAG
- a CDS encoding bifunctional FO biosynthesis protein CofGH — protein MTTSATSGTGPTENSMRRALKRARDGVALDVTEAAVLLQARGEALDDLAASAGRVRDAGLEAAGRPGVITYSKSVFIPLTRLCRDKCHYCTFVTVPGKLRRAGHGMFMSPDEVLDIARKGAALGCKEALITLGDKPEDRWPEAREWLDAHGYDDTIAYVRAISIRILEETGLLPHLNPGVMSWTDFQRLKPVAPSMGMMLETTATRLWSEPGGPHHGSPDKEPAVRLRVLEDAGRSSVPFTSGILIGIGETYEERAESLFALRKVSRAYHSIQELIIQNFRAKPDTAMRGMPDAELDELVATVAVARLIMGPSACLQAPPNLVDSEYERLIGAGIDDWGGVSPLTIDHVNPERPWPQIEELAARSQAVGFSLRERLCVYPEFVQRGEPWLDPRLRPHVRALADPETGLALPDAVVEGHAWQEPEEAFVSSGRTDLHASIDTEGRTSDRRDDFDEVYGDWAELREAAAPGMVPQRIDTDVREALRTAADDPTRLTDEEALALLHADGAALDALTRVADDVRKSAVGDDVTYIVTRNINFTNVCYTGCRFCAFAQRRTDADAYTLSLEQVADRAQQAWEVGAVEVCMQGGIHPDLPGTAYFDIAKAVKERVPGMHVHAFSPMEVVNGATRTGLSIREWLTAAKEAGLDSIPGTAAEILDDEVRWILTKGKLPTATWIEVITTAHELGIRSSSTMMYGHVDQPRHWLGHLRTLAGIQQRTGGFTEFVTLPFIHTNAPVYLAGIARPGPTARDNRAVMAMARLLLHPWIPNIQTSWVKLGTEGAAEMLRSGANDLGGTLMEETISRMAGSSYGSYKSVKDLIAVAEAAGRPAKPRTTLYGEVSQERQRAAAVSDGHLPELLPVLD, from the coding sequence ATGACGACCTCCGCGACCTCCGGAACCGGCCCCACCGAGAACTCCATGCGTCGTGCCCTCAAACGCGCCCGGGACGGCGTGGCCCTCGACGTCACCGAGGCGGCCGTCCTCCTCCAGGCCCGCGGCGAAGCCCTCGACGACCTCGCCGCGTCCGCCGGCCGGGTCCGTGACGCGGGCCTCGAAGCGGCCGGCCGCCCCGGCGTCATCACGTACTCGAAGAGCGTCTTCATCCCCCTCACCCGCCTGTGCCGGGACAAGTGCCACTACTGCACCTTCGTGACCGTCCCCGGCAAGCTGCGCCGCGCCGGGCACGGGATGTTCATGTCCCCGGACGAGGTCCTCGACATCGCCCGCAAGGGCGCGGCGCTCGGCTGCAAGGAAGCCCTGATCACCCTCGGCGACAAGCCCGAGGACCGCTGGCCCGAGGCGCGCGAGTGGCTCGACGCGCACGGCTACGACGACACGATCGCCTACGTCCGCGCCATCTCCATCCGCATCCTGGAGGAGACGGGCCTGCTGCCCCACCTCAACCCGGGCGTCATGTCCTGGACGGACTTCCAGCGGCTCAAGCCCGTGGCCCCGTCCATGGGCATGATGCTGGAGACGACCGCCACCCGCCTGTGGTCCGAGCCGGGCGGCCCGCACCACGGCTCCCCCGACAAGGAACCGGCCGTGCGGTTGCGCGTCCTGGAGGACGCGGGCCGCTCCTCCGTGCCCTTCACGTCCGGGATCCTGATCGGCATCGGCGAGACGTACGAGGAGCGCGCCGAGTCCCTCTTCGCACTGCGGAAGGTGTCCCGGGCCTACCACTCCATCCAGGAACTGATCATCCAGAACTTCCGCGCCAAGCCGGACACGGCGATGCGGGGCATGCCGGACGCCGAGTTGGACGAGCTGGTGGCGACGGTGGCGGTGGCCCGGCTCATCATGGGCCCGAGCGCCTGCCTCCAGGCCCCTCCCAACCTGGTGGACTCCGAGTACGAGCGGCTGATCGGCGCGGGCATCGACGACTGGGGCGGGGTGTCGCCCCTGACCATCGACCACGTGAACCCCGAGCGCCCCTGGCCGCAGATCGAGGAGCTGGCCGCGCGGTCGCAGGCCGTCGGCTTCTCGCTGCGCGAACGCCTCTGCGTGTACCCGGAGTTCGTACAGCGCGGCGAGCCCTGGCTGGACCCGCGCCTGCGCCCGCACGTACGGGCACTGGCCGACCCGGAGACGGGCCTGGCGCTCCCCGACGCGGTGGTCGAGGGCCACGCGTGGCAGGAACCGGAGGAGGCCTTCGTCTCCTCCGGCCGTACGGACCTGCACGCCTCCATCGACACCGAGGGCCGTACGTCCGACCGCCGCGACGACTTCGACGAGGTCTACGGCGACTGGGCGGAGCTGCGGGAGGCGGCGGCACCCGGGATGGTGCCCCAGCGCATCGACACGGACGTGCGCGAGGCACTGCGCACCGCCGCCGACGACCCGACACGGCTCACGGACGAGGAGGCCCTCGCCCTGCTGCACGCGGACGGCGCCGCGCTGGACGCCCTGACGCGGGTCGCCGACGACGTACGGAAGTCGGCGGTCGGAGACGACGTGACGTACATCGTCACGCGGAACATCAACTTCACCAACGTCTGCTACACGGGCTGCCGCTTCTGCGCCTTCGCACAGCGCCGCACGGACGCCGACGCCTACACGCTGTCGCTGGAGCAGGTCGCCGACCGCGCCCAACAGGCGTGGGAGGTGGGCGCGGTGGAGGTCTGCATGCAGGGCGGTATCCATCCCGACCTGCCGGGGACGGCGTACTTCGACATCGCGAAGGCGGTGAAGGAACGCGTCCCCGGGATGCACGTACACGCCTTCTCGCCGATGGAGGTGGTGAACGGCGCGACGAGGACGGGCCTTTCGATCCGCGAGTGGCTGACGGCGGCGAAGGAGGCCGGCCTTGACTCCATCCCCGGGACCGCCGCCGAGATCCTCGACGACGAGGTCCGCTGGATCCTGACCAAGGGCAAGCTGCCCACGGCGACCTGGATCGAGGTGATCACGACCGCGCACGAGCTGGGCATCCGCTCGTCGTCGACGATGATGTACGGCCACGTGGACCAGCCCAGGCACTGGCTGGGCCACCTGAGGACCCTCGCCGGGATCCAGCAACGCACAGGCGGCTTCACGGAGTTCGTGACCCTCCCCTTCATCCACACCAACGCGCCGGTGTACCTGGCGGGGATCGCCCGCCCCGGGCCCACGGCCCGGGACAACCGCGCGGTGATGGCGATGGCCCGCCTCCTGCTCCACCCCTGGATCCCGAACATCCAGACCAGCTGGGTGAAGCTGGGCACGGAGGGCGCGGCGGAGATGCTCCGCTCCGGCGCGAACGACCTGGGTGGCACGCTCATGGAGGAGACGATCTCCCGCATGGCCGGCTCCTCCTACGGCTCGTACAAGTCGGTCAAGGACCTGATCGCGGTGGCGGAGGCGGCGGGACGTCCGGCGAAGCCGCGCACGACGCTGTACGGCGAGGTGTCGCAGGAGCGGCAGCGGGCGGCCGCGGTGTCCGACGGGCATCTGCCGGAGCTGCTGCCGGTCCTGGACTGA
- a CDS encoding nitroreductase/quinone reductase family protein — translation MPRPTGLRHRATTAFQRHVANPFTRRMPLQTLLETTGRTSGLPRRTPLGGRRIGGSFWLVSEFGELSQYVRNIKADPRVRVRLRGRWHTGTAHLMPDDDPVTRLRTLPRSNSTAVRLLGTNLLTVRVDLDD, via the coding sequence ATGCCCCGCCCCACCGGCCTCCGCCACCGCGCCACCACCGCCTTCCAGCGTCACGTGGCCAACCCGTTCACGCGCCGGATGCCCCTGCAGACCCTGCTGGAGACCACCGGCCGAACCTCCGGACTGCCCCGCCGCACCCCATTGGGCGGTCGCCGGATCGGCGGCTCCTTCTGGCTGGTCTCGGAGTTCGGGGAGCTGTCCCAGTACGTCCGCAACATCAAGGCCGACCCGAGGGTGCGGGTCCGGCTCCGCGGGCGCTGGCACACCGGCACGGCCCACCTCATGCCCGACGACGACCCGGTGACCCGTCTGCGCACCCTGCCCCGCAGCAACAGCACGGCGGTACGGCTGCTGGGGACGAACCTGCTGACGGTGCGGGTGGATCTGGACGACTGA
- a CDS encoding DUF4913 domain-containing protein, with the protein MTSPRDEGQDESLDDIRRDEQEAARSGELFYGNVNEFVVDRLVYLLTPPAPASGRVWCTEWYRHAQALSRLDSLWRAWEMLRFDPSLGMSNWWLHHADPHWAALTDPVTGPFAQCVGGHRPPAPVQVMEPPDGLFFDQRQSPSRDPFALD; encoded by the coding sequence ATGACGTCACCCCGCGACGAGGGTCAGGACGAGTCGCTCGACGACATCCGACGCGACGAGCAGGAGGCCGCCCGCTCGGGAGAGCTGTTCTACGGCAACGTCAACGAGTTCGTCGTCGACCGGCTGGTCTATCTGCTGACCCCGCCCGCTCCGGCGTCCGGACGGGTCTGGTGCACGGAGTGGTACCGGCACGCTCAGGCGCTGTCCCGGCTGGACTCCCTGTGGCGGGCCTGGGAGATGCTGCGCTTCGATCCCTCTCTGGGCATGTCGAACTGGTGGCTCCACCACGCGGACCCGCACTGGGCTGCCCTGACGGACCCGGTCACGGGGCCGTTCGCGCAGTGCGTGGGCGGCCACCGCCCGCCTGCGCCCGTGCAGGTCATGGAGCCGCCGGACGGGCTCTTCTTCGACCAGAGGCAGTCGCCGTCCAGGGATCCGTTCGCCCTCGACTGA
- a CDS encoding tetratricopeptide repeat-containing serine protease family protein produces the protein MQLKQVVKVRGAGFGTGYLIAPRLVLTAAHVAPPLHGRAEIVLPESDETVPAVVRWRRHDDTVDAALLEIPADLDWPTPEPLRGPRGRRPQRWGRFVTGGTQLRVSLAGFPRQQRTSTVRDGETLTSRGWEAPTGWVRPHGGTNPFEILDDAGQLAIDTAGLDHERAARTTPWSGMSGAAVFPYGEELLLGVVRDDLRPSHGTRLAFTRSEDLLASAEFRAVVREATSVDPTPEPAELTGLLEPTPPKREVTSPTMLLRADAEVVSFHGREDTLTELVQWCVTDRDGLPSVRVLTGPGGQGKTRLARQLTARMRERGWVAGQVVREPLDLRVLRTVQRPQLLVVDYAETRPELVRELREQTERAGHTVRLLLLARSLGSWQIRATGALREIRLHALSPAAADRAQSFRTAARDLSRRLAEVTGETGVDWPGVADALPAARPQGSTRTETALTAQMAALAALLSRVRITPQDGEPLEAELLGHELKYWLESADGWGMGRREKSLLDVAVAAAVLCPVQDEREAREALARLLPDEPPSLRANIAAWLREVYPPSEDRYWGQLEPDRLAEYHASDQVIHDAGLLGRLFAHAPDHQRVQTLTVLARSAVAHVNEGRPDKARIVIDRLREALRSVPADVPLTAAMLRAHSDTLPEQSHVLREYALDVARELSRLCHATGDGPRALGERAWALHNLAERHLAVGDWEDAREAAAAAAAMRERPADDGATTHRTEWADSLLVLSRALSMTGRLMEAHQAGDQALALFRALAAEDGEEREKREHGLVRSLVNQSRVVWQLDPNAISFDQIARSDDHTDEAVRRARELADRHPDLDPLLLPDALVARGTSLWRFRRHTEALALSEEAVETARRLAGENPDAYSADLARALMGLAVDANAASRPRGEAMALVQEAIGLLRPLARDLPAVHRSTLAQMLHNLAWEQSEAEDHAAAQESIAEAISHRRDLARDPYGIAVPALAQSVSALATFHADAGDQRAAVERFEEALAIYAAAQRPLSASNLKDRSGTALSLGLAYDALDRPAEALAALNQALDIRRRLSAYAPSLYTQAYAHTLHDGSDLYRRHDRQVAVRILLRQALPHYRRLSREDERGRQGLAFCLHDLGSSYAAAAWGVTADRAVPVLREAYELRVELSAQDPGHEVHLADTCAQLGRALMSTSRFHEAVRIAEHEVRLRRGLFGTDPAGQEQALYLALLRLAEGQAMTGHDAAAWQTALQAEEACRALTDRPGLPPVRIAFLLQRLARALSLCGRQDWRRAVRAVEPARRAVRICRGLVDQDPDQAQADLTWSLRVLATVLDRVGRHDEAVDAQLRKGA, from the coding sequence ATGCAGCTGAAGCAGGTCGTCAAGGTTCGCGGCGCGGGTTTCGGCACCGGCTATCTGATCGCGCCGCGGCTCGTCCTGACCGCCGCGCATGTGGCGCCGCCGCTCCACGGGAGGGCGGAGATCGTTCTTCCCGAGTCGGACGAGACCGTCCCTGCGGTCGTGCGGTGGCGAAGGCATGACGACACCGTGGACGCCGCCCTGCTGGAGATCCCGGCCGACCTGGACTGGCCGACGCCCGAGCCGCTGCGCGGTCCCCGCGGCCGGCGCCCGCAGCGCTGGGGGCGGTTCGTGACGGGCGGCACCCAACTGCGCGTCTCCCTCGCGGGATTCCCGCGGCAACAGCGGACCAGTACGGTCCGGGACGGGGAGACACTGACTAGCCGCGGCTGGGAGGCGCCGACCGGCTGGGTCAGACCGCACGGTGGCACGAACCCCTTCGAAATCCTCGACGACGCCGGTCAGCTGGCGATCGACACCGCGGGACTCGACCACGAAAGGGCCGCGAGGACCACCCCCTGGTCCGGGATGTCGGGCGCGGCCGTCTTCCCGTACGGGGAGGAGCTGCTGCTCGGCGTGGTGCGGGACGACCTCCGGCCCAGCCATGGCACCCGGCTGGCGTTCACCCGCAGCGAGGACCTGCTGGCCTCAGCCGAGTTCCGCGCGGTGGTCCGCGAGGCGACCTCCGTCGACCCGACGCCCGAACCGGCCGAGCTCACCGGCCTGTTGGAGCCGACCCCGCCCAAACGGGAGGTGACCTCCCCCACCATGCTGCTGCGGGCCGACGCCGAGGTCGTGTCATTCCACGGCCGGGAGGACACGCTCACCGAGCTGGTGCAGTGGTGTGTGACAGATCGGGACGGTCTTCCCTCCGTCCGGGTGCTCACCGGCCCGGGCGGGCAGGGCAAGACCCGGCTGGCCAGGCAGCTGACGGCGCGGATGCGGGAACGCGGCTGGGTGGCCGGCCAGGTGGTCCGCGAGCCCCTCGACCTGCGGGTGCTGCGCACCGTCCAGCGCCCGCAGCTGTTGGTCGTCGACTACGCCGAGACCCGGCCCGAGCTGGTCAGGGAGCTGCGGGAGCAGACCGAGCGGGCCGGGCACACGGTGCGCCTGCTGCTGCTCGCCCGTTCGCTCGGCTCCTGGCAGATCAGGGCGACCGGCGCGCTGCGCGAGATCAGGCTGCACGCGCTCAGTCCCGCCGCCGCCGACCGGGCGCAGTCGTTCCGGACGGCGGCCCGCGACCTCTCCCGACGCCTCGCGGAGGTGACGGGCGAGACGGGCGTCGACTGGCCCGGCGTCGCGGACGCCCTCCCCGCGGCCCGCCCTCAAGGGAGCACAAGGACCGAGACGGCGCTGACCGCGCAGATGGCGGCACTGGCCGCCCTGCTGAGCCGGGTGCGGATCACCCCGCAGGACGGGGAGCCGCTGGAGGCCGAACTCCTGGGCCACGAGCTGAAGTACTGGCTGGAGAGCGCGGACGGGTGGGGCATGGGGCGAAGAGAGAAGAGCCTTCTCGACGTCGCCGTGGCGGCGGCCGTGCTGTGTCCCGTGCAGGACGAGCGGGAGGCCCGCGAGGCCCTCGCACGGCTGCTGCCCGACGAACCGCCGTCGCTGAGGGCGAACATCGCCGCCTGGCTGCGCGAGGTGTACCCGCCGTCCGAGGACCGTTACTGGGGCCAGTTGGAGCCGGACCGGCTCGCGGAGTACCACGCCTCCGACCAGGTCATCCATGACGCGGGACTGCTCGGGAGGCTGTTCGCCCACGCCCCGGACCACCAGCGGGTGCAGACCCTCACCGTGCTGGCCCGGTCCGCCGTGGCCCACGTCAACGAGGGCCGCCCGGACAAGGCGCGCATCGTCATCGACCGGCTGCGCGAGGCGCTGCGCTCCGTGCCCGCCGACGTGCCGCTGACCGCCGCGATGCTGCGCGCGCACTCCGACACCCTGCCGGAACAGTCCCATGTACTGCGCGAGTACGCGCTCGACGTCGCCCGCGAGCTGAGCCGTCTGTGCCACGCGACGGGAGACGGTCCGCGGGCGCTCGGGGAGCGCGCGTGGGCTCTGCACAACCTGGCCGAGCGGCACCTGGCGGTCGGTGACTGGGAGGACGCGCGGGAGGCGGCCGCCGCCGCGGCGGCGATGCGCGAACGGCCGGCGGACGACGGGGCGACGACGCACCGCACGGAGTGGGCCGACTCGCTGCTGGTGCTCTCGCGTGCCCTGAGCATGACCGGGCGCCTGATGGAGGCGCACCAGGCCGGGGACCAGGCCCTCGCCCTCTTCCGCGCATTGGCGGCGGAGGACGGCGAGGAGCGGGAGAAACGCGAGCACGGCCTGGTGCGGTCACTCGTCAACCAGTCGCGGGTGGTCTGGCAGCTCGATCCGAACGCGATCTCCTTCGACCAGATCGCCAGGTCCGACGACCACACGGACGAGGCCGTCCGGCGTGCCCGTGAGCTGGCAGACCGGCACCCCGATCTGGATCCGCTCCTGCTCCCCGACGCCCTGGTGGCACGGGGCACGAGTCTGTGGCGCTTCCGGCGGCATACGGAGGCGCTGGCGCTGAGCGAGGAGGCGGTCGAGACCGCTCGCCGGCTGGCGGGAGAGAACCCGGACGCCTACTCCGCCGACCTCGCGCGTGCTCTGATGGGCCTGGCGGTCGACGCCAACGCCGCCTCACGGCCACGAGGCGAGGCGATGGCGCTCGTACAGGAGGCGATCGGACTGCTGCGCCCGCTGGCCCGGGATCTTCCCGCCGTCCACCGCTCCACGCTGGCGCAGATGCTGCACAACCTCGCCTGGGAGCAGAGCGAGGCCGAGGACCACGCGGCGGCACAGGAATCCATCGCAGAGGCCATCAGCCATCGCCGGGACCTGGCGCGCGATCCGTACGGGATCGCGGTGCCGGCCCTGGCCCAGTCGGTGAGCGCGCTCGCCACCTTCCACGCGGACGCGGGAGACCAACGAGCGGCGGTGGAGCGTTTCGAAGAGGCTCTCGCCATCTACGCGGCGGCCCAACGGCCGCTCAGCGCAAGCAACTTGAAGGACCGCTCCGGAACGGCTCTCTCACTCGGTCTCGCCTACGACGCGCTCGACCGCCCGGCGGAGGCGCTGGCCGCCCTGAATCAGGCCCTCGACATCCGGCGCCGCCTCAGTGCGTACGCCCCCAGCCTCTACACCCAGGCGTACGCCCACACCCTCCACGACGGCTCCGACCTGTACCGCAGGCACGACCGGCAGGTCGCGGTACGCATCCTGCTGCGCCAGGCGCTGCCGCACTACCGCCGCCTGTCCCGCGAGGACGAACGCGGACGTCAGGGGCTGGCCTTCTGCCTGCACGACCTCGGCAGCAGCTATGCGGCGGCCGCCTGGGGAGTGACGGCCGACCGCGCGGTTCCCGTGCTGCGGGAGGCGTACGAGCTGCGGGTGGAGCTCTCGGCCCAGGACCCGGGACACGAGGTTCACCTGGCCGACACCTGCGCGCAGTTGGGCCGTGCACTGATGTCGACGAGCCGCTTCCACGAGGCCGTCCGGATCGCGGAGCACGAGGTGCGCCTTCGGCGCGGGCTTTTCGGCACGGACCCGGCCGGCCAGGAGCAGGCTCTCTACCTCGCCCTGTTGCGGCTGGCCGAGGGGCAGGCCATGACGGGACACGACGCCGCCGCCTGGCAGACCGCCCTTCAGGCGGAGGAGGCCTGCCGGGCGCTGACCGATCGCCCCGGTCTCCCGCCGGTCCGGATCGCGTTCCTGCTGCAACGACTGGCCCGGGCGTTGAGCCTGTGCGGCAGGCAGGACTGGCGCCGGGCCGTCCGTGCCGTGGAGCCGGCGCGGCGGGCCGTCCGCATCTGTCGCGGCCTGGTGGATCAGGACCCGGACCAGGCCCAGGCCGACCTGACGTGGAGTCTCCGCGTACTCGCCACCGTTCTGGACCGGGTCGGCCGCCACGACGAGGCCGTCGACGCACAACTGCGAAAAGGAGCATGA